In Aegilops tauschii subsp. strangulata cultivar AL8/78 chromosome 3, Aet v6.0, whole genome shotgun sequence, one genomic interval encodes:
- the LOC109776965 gene encoding protein argonaute 4A gives MIDTLFTPVGDDDHVLIKDSVVDFLKNNNGQKPEQIIIFRDGVSESQFNQVLNDELAQIMETCKFFGGKHFSGNWFPKFTVMVAQKNHHTRFFLRNGQRPDQVTNAPPGDYKANTLPCAPR, from the exons ATGATCGATACCTTGTTTACGCCAGTTGGAGATGACGATCATGTCCTCATTAA GGATTCAGTAGTTGACTTCCTCAAAAACAACAATGGTCAGAAGCCGGAACAAATTATCATTTTCAG GGATGGTGTTAGCGAGAGCCAATTCAATCAGGTGCTGAACGATGAGCTAGCTCAAATCATGGAG ACATGCAAGTTTTTTGGTGGCAAGCACTTTAGTGGCAACTGGTTCCCCAAGTTCACAGTGATGGTTGCACAGAAGAATCATCACACGAGATTTTTCCTACGGAATGGACAGAGACCTGATCAAGTGACTAATGCCCCCCCTG GGGACTACAAGGCCAACACACTACCATGTGCTCCAAGATGA
- the LOC109776967 gene encoding pentatricopeptide repeat-containing protein At2g37320 — translation MLLGLSKRRRGTTSCARRWVCPWTTSAMHKHRHLLWYHFSSHLPSLSSIRLCVANFGSHLPSERSTKQEGRGIHDALRVLHLVPGKAYNGKEEGLSHHRIINECMHDILGVQLGNHGMHNGEVRFASSSNNTEQILPDTIDSHDISASPSMNKLAKGNKFVLLVELHRKGISADISILASAMSFCAVKQSIRTGAQLHALLVKVGYELSVLSGTSLISLYARCSQLENACQVFQSMPIKNTVSWTALISGYAQDNQVEPCLKVFQLMRQSACRPNDITFATIFSVCTNHALLALGKSVHGLELRMGFDLCVHVSNALISMYAKCGNIIEAQSIFESIVCKDLVSWNSMIFGYAQHGLAEHCLSLLKEMEEEHIVPDVISFLGILSSCRHACLVEEGRRCFKAMIGLGIEPELDHYSCMVDLLGRAGLLDEAWDLIRTMSTPPNAVIWGSLLAACRMHGNIPIGIHAAEHRLKLEPGCAATHVQLANLYASIDCWSDVARVRMMMKEGGLKTNTGCSWIEIGSEVYTFTAENRSKSHQINNVLAVLDFLRSHMEYKYDVLIDGFEFDDPQ, via the coding sequence ATGCTTCTAGGCCTCTCCAAACGGAGGCGTGGCACGACTTCCTGCGCTCGCCGTTGGGTTTGCCCATGGACAACTTCGGCCATGCACAAGCACAGACATCTACTCTGGTACCATTTCAGCAGCCATTTACCATCATTGTCATCGATTCGTCTGTGTGTGGCGAATTTTGGCAGTCACTTACCATCTGAGAGATCAACAAAGCAAGAGGGGCGCGGCATACATGATGCATTGAGAGTTTTGCACCTGGTGCCAGGGAAGGCATATAATGGCAAAGAGGAAGGTTTGTCTCATCACCGCATTATCAATGAATGTATGCATGACATCTTGGGAGTTCAGTTAGGAAATCATGGTATGCATAATGGAGAAGTGCGGTTCGCTAGCTCAAGCAATAACACAGAGCAAATTTTACCTGATACCATTGATTCTCATGATATCTCTGCTTCTCCTTCCATGAATAAACTCGCAAAGGGAAACAAGTTTGTGCTACTTGTGGAGTTGCATAGGAAAGGAATAAGTGCCGATATATCTATTTTAGCATCTGCCATGAGCTTTTGTGCTGTTAAGCAATCCATTAGGACAGGTGCTCAGCTCCATGCTCTACTGGTGAAAGTTGGTTATGAATTGTCGGTACTTTCTGGTACTTCTCTGATTAGCTTATATGCAAGATGTTCTCAGCTGGAGAATGCTTGTCAGGTTTTTCAGAGCATGCCAATAAAAAATACTGTGTCGTGGACAGCACTCATTTCTGGTTATGCACAGGATAATCAGGTTGAGCCATGCCTCAAGGTATTTCAGCTGATGAGGCAGTCAGCGTGCAGACCTAATGACATCACATTTGCCACTATCTTCAGTGTGTGCACTAATCACGCACTTCTTGCACTTGGTAAGAGTGTTCACGGTCTAGAACTAAGAATGGGTTTTGATTTGTGTGTGCATGTCTCGAATGCACTGATATCAATGTATGCAAAGTGTGGGAATATAATTGAGGCCCAATCAATATTTGAGAGCATTGTGTGCAAGGACCTGGTTTCTTGGAACTCTATGATCTTTGGATATGCACAGCATGGCCTTGCTGAGCATTGTCTAAGCTTACTAAAAGAAATGGAGGAGGAGCACATAGTGCCTGATGTAATCTCCTTCCTTGGCATCCTGTCATCATGTCGGCATGCATGCCTTGTAGAGGAAGGCCGGCGCTGCTTCAAGGCAATGATCGGACTTGGAATAGAACCAGAGTTAGATCACTATTCGTGTATGGTAGACCTCCTCGGCCGGGCAGGATTGCTCGATGAAGCGTGGGATTTGATCCGTACAATGTCCACGCCCCCAAATGCAGTCATATGGGGTTCTCTGCTGGCTGCCTGTAGGATGCATGGAAACATTCCGATTGGCATCCATGCTGCAGAGCACCGTCTTAAGCTGGAGCCAGGTTGTGCTGCAACTCATGTACAGCTAGCAAATCTATACGCTAGCATTGATTGCTGGAGTGATGTGGCCAGAGTGAGGATGATGATGAAGGAGGGAGGACTGAAGACGAACACTGGATGCAGCTGGATAGAAATTGGCAGTGAAGTTTATACTTTCACAGCAGAAAACAGATCTAAAAGCCACCAAATAAACAATGTCCTGGCTGTTCTTGACTTCTTGCGATCTCATATGGAATACAAATATGATGTGCTGATAGATGGTTTTGAGTTTGATGACCCTCAGTAG
- the LOC109776966 gene encoding protein argonaute 4A isoform X1 codes for MESHSDDLPPPPPLPPNAEPIKAESADDLPPPPPLPPIKPEEAKKISKPKRALIARPGFGKRGNPIQLVTNHFKVSLKTTDEFFHHYYVCLYPCLLYCMPLSSFTFIVVEFLVLPSNVIPPLFNWMQVNLKYEDDRPVDGKGVGRKVIDKLAQTYPSELAHKDFAYDGEKSLFTIGALPQINNEFVVVLEDVSSGKTPANGSPGNDSPDKKRVKRPYQTKTFKVELSFAARIPMSAIAMALKGQESEHTQEAIRVIDIILRQHSSKQGCLLVRQSFFHNNPSNFVDLGGGVMGCRGFHSSFRATQSGLSLNIDVSTTMIVKPGPVVDFLLANQKVDHPNKIDWAKAKRALKNLRIKTSPANTEYKIVGLSERNCYEQMFSLKQRNGGNGDPEAIEISVYDYFVKNRGIELRYSGDFPCINVGKPRRPTYFPIELCQLVPLQRYTKSLSTLQRSSLVEKSRQKPQERMSVLSDVLKRSSYDTEPMLKACGISIAQGFTQVSGRVLQAPKLKAGNGEDIFTRNGRWNFNNKRLARACVVDRWAVVNFSARCNTMNLVNDLIKCGGMKGITVEKPHIVIEENGSMRRAPAPKRVEDMFEQVKSKLPGAPKFLLCILAERKNSDVYGPWKRKCLADFGIVTQCVAPTRVNDQYLTNVLLKINAKLGGMNSLLQIEMSPSIPLVSKVPTLILGMDVSHGSPGQSDIPSIAAVVGSREWPLVSKYRASVRSQSPKLEMIDSLFKPQGTDDDGLVRECLIDFYTSSGKRKPDQIIIFRDGVSESQFNQVLNIELDQIIEACKFLDENWNPKFTLIVAQKNHHTKFFIPGSPDNVPPGTVVDNAVCHPRNYDFYMCAHAGMIGTTRPTHYHILHDEIHFAADDLQDLVHSLSYVYQRSTTAISVVSPICYAHLAAAQVAQFIKFDEMSETSSSQGGGHTSAGSAPVQELPRLHEKVRSSMFFC; via the exons ATGGAGTCACACAGTGATGActtgccaccaccaccaccactcccGCCAAATGCAGAGCCGATAAAAGCTGAGTCGGCTGATGActtgccaccaccaccacccctgCCGCCTATCAAAcctgaagaagcaaagaagatctcaaaGCCTAAGAGGGCCCTGATCGCTCGTCCTGGTTTTGGCAAGAGGGGAAATCCTATACAGCTTGTGACAAATCATTTCAAAGTCTCGTTGAAGACGACAGATGAATTCTTCCATCATTACTATGTATGCCTCTATCCTTGTTTACTTTATTGTATGCCTCTATCCTCATTTACTTTTATTGTTGTTGAATTCCTTGTGCTACCATCTAATGTCATTCCTCCGTTGTTTAATTGGATGCAGGTAAATCTGAAGTATGAAGATGACAGGCCTGTTGATGGAAAAGGTGTTGGTAGAAAAGTCATTGATAagcttgctcagacttatccatCGGAGCTAGCCCATAAAGACTTTGCCTATGATGGTGAAAAGAGTCTTTTTACCATTGGTGCCCTCCCACAAATTAACAATGAGTTTGTTGTGGTTCTTGAAGACGTTTCCAGTGGAAA GACTCCTGCAAATGGCAGCCCTGGAAACGACAGTCCAGACAAGAAGAGAGTGAAAAGGCCATATCAGACTAAAACCTTCAAGGTGGAGCTGAGTTTTGCAGCTAGAATCCCCATGAGTGCTATTGCAATGGCACTCAAAGGCCAGGAATCAGAGCACACGCAAGAAGCCATTCGGGTTATTGATATCATATTAAGACAACACTCTTCCAAACA GGGCTGCCTGTTAGTCCGCCAGTCATTTTTTCACAACAATCCTTCAAACTTTGTGGACTTGGGTGGGGGTGTGATGGGCTGCCGAGGTTTCCACTCAAGCTTTCGAGCCACACAGAGCGGGCTTTCTCTTAATATTG ATGTTTCTACAACAATGATTGTGAAACCTGGCCCTGTTGTTGATTTTCTGCTGGCCAACCAGAAGGTTGACCACCCTAATAAAATTGATTGGGCTAAG GCCAAGCGTGCACTTAAGAATTTAAGGATAAAAACAAGCCCAGCAAATACAGAATACAAGAttgttggtttgagtgagagGAATTGTTATGAACAGAT GTTTTCCCTCAAGCAAAGGAATGGTGGGAATGGTGACCCTGAAGCAATAGAAATATCTGTTTATGATTACTTTGTGAAGAACCGTGGCATTGAGCTGAGGTACTCTGGTGATTTCCCTTGTATAAATGTTGGGAAACCTAGGCGGCCAACATATTTCCCCATTGAG CTCTGCCAGCTGGTGCCTTTGCAAAGGTATACCAAATCTTTGAGTACCCTACAAAGATCATCTCTTGTTGAGAAGTCCAGGCAGAAGCCTCAAGAGAGGATGTCAGTTTTGTCTGAT GTACTGAAACGCAGCAGCTATGATACAGAACCCATGCTGAAGGCATGTGGAATTTCGATAGCTCAAGGCTTTACCCAAGTGTCTGGTAGGGTACTGCAGGCCCCCAAG CTCAAAGCTGGAAATGGTGAAGATATTTTCACAAGGAATGGACGTTGGAATTTCAACAACAAG AGGCTTGCTAGAGCTTGTGTGGTGGACAGATGGGCGGTTGTAAACTTTTCGGCTAGGTGTAACACCATGAACCTtgtcaatgacctcatcaagtgtGGGGGCATGAAGGGCATT ACAGTAGAAAAACCTCATATTGTAATTGAAGAGAATGGTTCAATGAGACGTGCACCTGCTCCAAAAAGGGTTGAGGATATGTTTGAGCAAGTGAAGTCTAAGCTTCCTGGGGCTCCCAAGTTTCTCTTGTGTATTCTTGCTGAGAGGAAGAACTCAGATGTTTATG GTCCATGGAAGCGAAAATGCCTTGCTGACTTTGGGATTGTCACTCAATGTGTGGCCCCAACAAGGGTCAATGACCAATATCTGACAAATGTTCTGCTCAAGATCAACGCAAAA CTTGGTGGAATGAACTCACTGCTACAAATTGAAATGTCCCCAAGTATACCTCTTGTATCAAAGGTCCCAACTCTCATCTTGGGAATGGATGTGTCCCATGGATCCCCTGGACAGTCTGATATACCGTCCATTGCAGCA GTTGTTGGTTCTCGGGAATGGCCTCTTGTCTCGAAATATAGGGCTTCAGTGCGCTCGCAGTCACCAAAGCTTGAAATGATAGATTCATTGTTCAAGCCACAAGGAACTGATGATGATGGCCTTGTTCG GGAGTGTCTCATTGACTTCTACACCAGTTCTGGAAAAAGGAAACCAGATCAGATCATCATCTTCAG GGATGGTGTTAGTGAGAGCCAGTTTAATCAGGTGCTGAACATTGAATTGGATCAAATAATTGAG GCCTGCAAGTTCTTGGATGAAAACTGGAACCCCAAGTTCACGCTGATTGTTGCTCAGAAAAATCACCACACCAAGTTCTTCATACCTGGATCTCCTGACAATGTCCCTCCAG GCACTGTTGTAGATAATGCAGTCTGCCATCCAAGGAATTATGACTTCTACATGTGCGCTCATGCTGGAATGATT ggGACTACAAGGCCAACGCACTACCATATCCTGCATGATGAGATACACTTTGCCGCGGATGACCTGCAGGATCTTGTGCACTCGCTCTCATATGTGTATCAAAGGAGCACGACAGCCATATCAGTTG TTTCTCCAATCTGCTATGCACATCTTGCGGCTGCTCAGGTGGCGCAGTTCATAAAGTTTGATGAGATGTCCGAGACGTCGTCGAGCCAGGGAGGTGGCCACACCTCTGCCGGCAGCGCTCCAGTGCAGGAGCTGCCTCGCCTCCATGAGAAAGTCCGCAGCAGCATGTTCTTCTGCTGA
- the LOC109776966 gene encoding protein argonaute 4A isoform X3, translated as MESHSDDLPPPPPLPPNAEPIKAESADDLPPPPPLPPIKPEEAKKISKPKRALIARPGFGKRGNPIQLVTNHFKVSLKTTDEFFHHYYVNLKYEDDRPVDGKGVGRKVIDKLAQTYPSELAHKDFAYDGEKSLFTIGALPQINNEFVVVLEDVSSGKTPANGSPGNDSPDKKRVKRPYQTKTFKVELSFAARIPMSAIAMALKGQESEHTQEAIRVIDIILRQHSSKQGCLLVRQSFFHNNPSNFVDLGGGVMGCRGFHSSFRATQSGLSLNIDVSTTMIVKPGPVVDFLLANQKVDHPNKIDWAKAKRALKNLRIKTSPANTEYKIVGLSERNCYEQMFSLKQRNGGNGDPEAIEISVYDYFVKNRGIELRYSGDFPCINVGKPRRPTYFPIELCQLVPLQRYTKSLSTLQRSSLVEKSRQKPQERMSVLSDVLKRSSYDTEPMLKACGISIAQGFTQVSGRVLQAPKLKAGNGEDIFTRNGRWNFNNKRLARACVVDRWAVVNFSARCNTMNLVNDLIKCGGMKGITVEKPHIVIEENGSMRRAPAPKRVEDMFEQVKSKLPGAPKFLLCILAERKNSDVYGPWKRKCLADFGIVTQCVAPTRVNDQYLTNVLLKINAKLGGMNSLLQIEMSPSIPLVSKVPTLILGMDVSHGSPGQSDIPSIAAVVGSREWPLVSKYRASVRSQSPKLEMIDSLFKPQGTDDDGLVRECLIDFYTSSGKRKPDQIIIFRDGVSESQFNQVLNIELDQIIEACKFLDENWNPKFTLIVAQKNHHTKFFIPGSPDNVPPGTVVDNAVCHPRNYDFYMCAHAGMIGTTRPTHYHILHDEIHFAADDLQDLVHSLSYVYQRSTTAISVVSPICYAHLAAAQVAQFIKFDEMSETSSSQGGGHTSAGSAPVQELPRLHEKVRSSMFFC; from the exons ATGGAGTCACACAGTGATGActtgccaccaccaccaccactcccGCCAAATGCAGAGCCGATAAAAGCTGAGTCGGCTGATGActtgccaccaccaccacccctgCCGCCTATCAAAcctgaagaagcaaagaagatctcaaaGCCTAAGAGGGCCCTGATCGCTCGTCCTGGTTTTGGCAAGAGGGGAAATCCTATACAGCTTGTGACAAATCATTTCAAAGTCTCGTTGAAGACGACAGATGAATTCTTCCATCATTACTAT GTAAATCTGAAGTATGAAGATGACAGGCCTGTTGATGGAAAAGGTGTTGGTAGAAAAGTCATTGATAagcttgctcagacttatccatCGGAGCTAGCCCATAAAGACTTTGCCTATGATGGTGAAAAGAGTCTTTTTACCATTGGTGCCCTCCCACAAATTAACAATGAGTTTGTTGTGGTTCTTGAAGACGTTTCCAGTGGAAA GACTCCTGCAAATGGCAGCCCTGGAAACGACAGTCCAGACAAGAAGAGAGTGAAAAGGCCATATCAGACTAAAACCTTCAAGGTGGAGCTGAGTTTTGCAGCTAGAATCCCCATGAGTGCTATTGCAATGGCACTCAAAGGCCAGGAATCAGAGCACACGCAAGAAGCCATTCGGGTTATTGATATCATATTAAGACAACACTCTTCCAAACA GGGCTGCCTGTTAGTCCGCCAGTCATTTTTTCACAACAATCCTTCAAACTTTGTGGACTTGGGTGGGGGTGTGATGGGCTGCCGAGGTTTCCACTCAAGCTTTCGAGCCACACAGAGCGGGCTTTCTCTTAATATTG ATGTTTCTACAACAATGATTGTGAAACCTGGCCCTGTTGTTGATTTTCTGCTGGCCAACCAGAAGGTTGACCACCCTAATAAAATTGATTGGGCTAAG GCCAAGCGTGCACTTAAGAATTTAAGGATAAAAACAAGCCCAGCAAATACAGAATACAAGAttgttggtttgagtgagagGAATTGTTATGAACAGAT GTTTTCCCTCAAGCAAAGGAATGGTGGGAATGGTGACCCTGAAGCAATAGAAATATCTGTTTATGATTACTTTGTGAAGAACCGTGGCATTGAGCTGAGGTACTCTGGTGATTTCCCTTGTATAAATGTTGGGAAACCTAGGCGGCCAACATATTTCCCCATTGAG CTCTGCCAGCTGGTGCCTTTGCAAAGGTATACCAAATCTTTGAGTACCCTACAAAGATCATCTCTTGTTGAGAAGTCCAGGCAGAAGCCTCAAGAGAGGATGTCAGTTTTGTCTGAT GTACTGAAACGCAGCAGCTATGATACAGAACCCATGCTGAAGGCATGTGGAATTTCGATAGCTCAAGGCTTTACCCAAGTGTCTGGTAGGGTACTGCAGGCCCCCAAG CTCAAAGCTGGAAATGGTGAAGATATTTTCACAAGGAATGGACGTTGGAATTTCAACAACAAG AGGCTTGCTAGAGCTTGTGTGGTGGACAGATGGGCGGTTGTAAACTTTTCGGCTAGGTGTAACACCATGAACCTtgtcaatgacctcatcaagtgtGGGGGCATGAAGGGCATT ACAGTAGAAAAACCTCATATTGTAATTGAAGAGAATGGTTCAATGAGACGTGCACCTGCTCCAAAAAGGGTTGAGGATATGTTTGAGCAAGTGAAGTCTAAGCTTCCTGGGGCTCCCAAGTTTCTCTTGTGTATTCTTGCTGAGAGGAAGAACTCAGATGTTTATG GTCCATGGAAGCGAAAATGCCTTGCTGACTTTGGGATTGTCACTCAATGTGTGGCCCCAACAAGGGTCAATGACCAATATCTGACAAATGTTCTGCTCAAGATCAACGCAAAA CTTGGTGGAATGAACTCACTGCTACAAATTGAAATGTCCCCAAGTATACCTCTTGTATCAAAGGTCCCAACTCTCATCTTGGGAATGGATGTGTCCCATGGATCCCCTGGACAGTCTGATATACCGTCCATTGCAGCA GTTGTTGGTTCTCGGGAATGGCCTCTTGTCTCGAAATATAGGGCTTCAGTGCGCTCGCAGTCACCAAAGCTTGAAATGATAGATTCATTGTTCAAGCCACAAGGAACTGATGATGATGGCCTTGTTCG GGAGTGTCTCATTGACTTCTACACCAGTTCTGGAAAAAGGAAACCAGATCAGATCATCATCTTCAG GGATGGTGTTAGTGAGAGCCAGTTTAATCAGGTGCTGAACATTGAATTGGATCAAATAATTGAG GCCTGCAAGTTCTTGGATGAAAACTGGAACCCCAAGTTCACGCTGATTGTTGCTCAGAAAAATCACCACACCAAGTTCTTCATACCTGGATCTCCTGACAATGTCCCTCCAG GCACTGTTGTAGATAATGCAGTCTGCCATCCAAGGAATTATGACTTCTACATGTGCGCTCATGCTGGAATGATT ggGACTACAAGGCCAACGCACTACCATATCCTGCATGATGAGATACACTTTGCCGCGGATGACCTGCAGGATCTTGTGCACTCGCTCTCATATGTGTATCAAAGGAGCACGACAGCCATATCAGTTG TTTCTCCAATCTGCTATGCACATCTTGCGGCTGCTCAGGTGGCGCAGTTCATAAAGTTTGATGAGATGTCCGAGACGTCGTCGAGCCAGGGAGGTGGCCACACCTCTGCCGGCAGCGCTCCAGTGCAGGAGCTGCCTCGCCTCCATGAGAAAGTCCGCAGCAGCATGTTCTTCTGCTGA
- the LOC109776966 gene encoding protein argonaute 4A isoform X2: MESHSDDLPPPPPLPPNAEPIKAESADDLPPPPPLPPIKPEEAKKISKPKRALIARPGFGKRGNPIQLVTNHFKVSLKTTDEFFHHYYVNLKYEDDRPVDGKGVGRKVIDKLAQTYPSELAHKDFAYDGEKSLFTIGALPQINNEFVVVLEDVSSGKTPANGSPGNDSPDKKRVKRPYQTKTFKVELSFAARIPMSAIAMALKGQESEHTQEAIRVIDIILRQHSSKQGCLLVRQSFFHNNPSNFVDLGGGVMGCRGFHSSFRATQSGLSLNIDVSTTMIVKPGPVVDFLLANQKVDHPNKIDWAKAKRALKNLRIKTSPANTEYKIVGLSERNCYEQMFSLKQRNGGNGDPEAIEISVYDYFVKNRGIELRYSGDFPCINVGKPRRPTYFPIELCQLVPLQRYTKSLSTLQRSSLVEKSRQKPQERMSVLSDVSGLFILSQYLVVGLLSTVSSMSIWQVLKRSSYDTEPMLKACGISIAQGFTQVSGRVLQAPKLKAGNGEDIFTRNGRWNFNNKRLARACVVDRWAVVNFSARCNTMNLVNDLIKCGGMKGITVEKPHIVIEENGSMRRAPAPKRVEDMFEQVKSKLPGAPKFLLCILAERKNSDVYGPWKRKCLADFGIVTQCVAPTRVNDQYLTNVLLKINAKLGGMNSLLQIEMSPSIPLVSKVPTLILGMDVSHGSPGQSDIPSIAAVVGSREWPLVSKYRASVRSQSPKLEMIDSLFKPQGTDDDGLVRECLIDFYTSSGKRKPDQIIIFRDGVSESQFNQVLNIELDQIIEACKFLDENWNPKFTLIVAQKNHHTKFFIPGSPDNVPPGTVVDNAVCHPRNYDFYMCAHAGMIGTTRPTHYHILHDEIHFAADDLQDLVHSLSYVYQRSTTAISVVSPICYAHLAAAQVAQFIKFDEMSETSSSQGGGHTSAGSAPVQELPRLHEKVRSSMFFC; this comes from the exons ATGGAGTCACACAGTGATGActtgccaccaccaccaccactcccGCCAAATGCAGAGCCGATAAAAGCTGAGTCGGCTGATGActtgccaccaccaccacccctgCCGCCTATCAAAcctgaagaagcaaagaagatctcaaaGCCTAAGAGGGCCCTGATCGCTCGTCCTGGTTTTGGCAAGAGGGGAAATCCTATACAGCTTGTGACAAATCATTTCAAAGTCTCGTTGAAGACGACAGATGAATTCTTCCATCATTACTAT GTAAATCTGAAGTATGAAGATGACAGGCCTGTTGATGGAAAAGGTGTTGGTAGAAAAGTCATTGATAagcttgctcagacttatccatCGGAGCTAGCCCATAAAGACTTTGCCTATGATGGTGAAAAGAGTCTTTTTACCATTGGTGCCCTCCCACAAATTAACAATGAGTTTGTTGTGGTTCTTGAAGACGTTTCCAGTGGAAA GACTCCTGCAAATGGCAGCCCTGGAAACGACAGTCCAGACAAGAAGAGAGTGAAAAGGCCATATCAGACTAAAACCTTCAAGGTGGAGCTGAGTTTTGCAGCTAGAATCCCCATGAGTGCTATTGCAATGGCACTCAAAGGCCAGGAATCAGAGCACACGCAAGAAGCCATTCGGGTTATTGATATCATATTAAGACAACACTCTTCCAAACA GGGCTGCCTGTTAGTCCGCCAGTCATTTTTTCACAACAATCCTTCAAACTTTGTGGACTTGGGTGGGGGTGTGATGGGCTGCCGAGGTTTCCACTCAAGCTTTCGAGCCACACAGAGCGGGCTTTCTCTTAATATTG ATGTTTCTACAACAATGATTGTGAAACCTGGCCCTGTTGTTGATTTTCTGCTGGCCAACCAGAAGGTTGACCACCCTAATAAAATTGATTGGGCTAAG GCCAAGCGTGCACTTAAGAATTTAAGGATAAAAACAAGCCCAGCAAATACAGAATACAAGAttgttggtttgagtgagagGAATTGTTATGAACAGAT GTTTTCCCTCAAGCAAAGGAATGGTGGGAATGGTGACCCTGAAGCAATAGAAATATCTGTTTATGATTACTTTGTGAAGAACCGTGGCATTGAGCTGAGGTACTCTGGTGATTTCCCTTGTATAAATGTTGGGAAACCTAGGCGGCCAACATATTTCCCCATTGAG CTCTGCCAGCTGGTGCCTTTGCAAAGGTATACCAAATCTTTGAGTACCCTACAAAGATCATCTCTTGTTGAGAAGTCCAGGCAGAAGCCTCAAGAGAGGATGTCAGTTTTGTCTGATGTGAGTGGCTTATTTATTCTGTCTCAATACCTAGTTGTAGGTTTGTTATCAACTGTTTCATCAATGTCAATTTGGCAGGTACTGAAACGCAGCAGCTATGATACAGAACCCATGCTGAAGGCATGTGGAATTTCGATAGCTCAAGGCTTTACCCAAGTGTCTGGTAGGGTACTGCAGGCCCCCAAG CTCAAAGCTGGAAATGGTGAAGATATTTTCACAAGGAATGGACGTTGGAATTTCAACAACAAG AGGCTTGCTAGAGCTTGTGTGGTGGACAGATGGGCGGTTGTAAACTTTTCGGCTAGGTGTAACACCATGAACCTtgtcaatgacctcatcaagtgtGGGGGCATGAAGGGCATT ACAGTAGAAAAACCTCATATTGTAATTGAAGAGAATGGTTCAATGAGACGTGCACCTGCTCCAAAAAGGGTTGAGGATATGTTTGAGCAAGTGAAGTCTAAGCTTCCTGGGGCTCCCAAGTTTCTCTTGTGTATTCTTGCTGAGAGGAAGAACTCAGATGTTTATG GTCCATGGAAGCGAAAATGCCTTGCTGACTTTGGGATTGTCACTCAATGTGTGGCCCCAACAAGGGTCAATGACCAATATCTGACAAATGTTCTGCTCAAGATCAACGCAAAA CTTGGTGGAATGAACTCACTGCTACAAATTGAAATGTCCCCAAGTATACCTCTTGTATCAAAGGTCCCAACTCTCATCTTGGGAATGGATGTGTCCCATGGATCCCCTGGACAGTCTGATATACCGTCCATTGCAGCA GTTGTTGGTTCTCGGGAATGGCCTCTTGTCTCGAAATATAGGGCTTCAGTGCGCTCGCAGTCACCAAAGCTTGAAATGATAGATTCATTGTTCAAGCCACAAGGAACTGATGATGATGGCCTTGTTCG GGAGTGTCTCATTGACTTCTACACCAGTTCTGGAAAAAGGAAACCAGATCAGATCATCATCTTCAG GGATGGTGTTAGTGAGAGCCAGTTTAATCAGGTGCTGAACATTGAATTGGATCAAATAATTGAG GCCTGCAAGTTCTTGGATGAAAACTGGAACCCCAAGTTCACGCTGATTGTTGCTCAGAAAAATCACCACACCAAGTTCTTCATACCTGGATCTCCTGACAATGTCCCTCCAG GCACTGTTGTAGATAATGCAGTCTGCCATCCAAGGAATTATGACTTCTACATGTGCGCTCATGCTGGAATGATT ggGACTACAAGGCCAACGCACTACCATATCCTGCATGATGAGATACACTTTGCCGCGGATGACCTGCAGGATCTTGTGCACTCGCTCTCATATGTGTATCAAAGGAGCACGACAGCCATATCAGTTG TTTCTCCAATCTGCTATGCACATCTTGCGGCTGCTCAGGTGGCGCAGTTCATAAAGTTTGATGAGATGTCCGAGACGTCGTCGAGCCAGGGAGGTGGCCACACCTCTGCCGGCAGCGCTCCAGTGCAGGAGCTGCCTCGCCTCCATGAGAAAGTCCGCAGCAGCATGTTCTTCTGCTGA